Proteins co-encoded in one Podospora pseudoanserina strain CBS 124.78 chromosome 7 map unlocalized CBS124.78p_7, whole genome shotgun sequence genomic window:
- a CDS encoding uncharacterized protein (EggNog:ENOG503PNWD) gives MAEPTAIIDPPLLESSLERLYPLREILQRLHHRNKNQHFSSRWWSAFDILRRNTGKLISEIEDCLDYAPSPPSSGQLAKGKGKGKGEKTRKWEEGVERVLKRVRFMKEGVVVKGWVGFGRLVGDRQFAQVGLGLVGVLGEYGEGEVDIGDVIQREDLGVKVQREEVLQSVEGDVDTVQKRKVVMRGVGEEGGVVKKKKKKRVAGGDEFDDIFGSFENQKSAKKKAAEKRDIPSNEVNCPNNDSDNTSQASKPTSKKKKKPDDEFDDIFGGLSEETPPKKRKKKAAGDEFDDIFGDLGEDKPEKKKKKKRGDEFDDIFGGLGGEKPRKRVGGSGVVEKKKKKKGDEFDDIFAGF, from the exons ATGGCGGAACCAACAGCCATAATCGACCCCCCCTTATTGGAGTCATCACTCGAACGTCTCTATCCGCTGAGGGAAATCCTCCAGCGGCTGCACCACCGCAACAAGAACCAGCATTTTTcgtcgaggtggtggtcggcgTTTGATATTTTGAGGAGGAACACGGGGAAACTGATCTCCGAAATCGAGGACTGTCTTGATTAtgccccttcaccaccatcgtcaGGCCAGTTGGCAAAGGGGAAAGgcaaagggaagggggagaaaacgaggaagtgggaggagggggtggagagggtgctgaAACGGGTGAGGTTcatgaaggagggggttgtggtgaaggggtgggtggggtttgggaggcTGGTGGGGGATAGGCAGTTTGCgcaggttgggttggggttggtgggggttttggggg AatatggggagggggaggtggatatAGGGGATGTGATTCAGcgggaggatttgggggtaAAGGttcagagggaggaggtacTGCAGAGTGTGGAAGGGGATGTTGATACGGTACAAaagaggaaggtggtgatgagaggagtgggtgaggaggggggggtggtgaaaaagaaaaagaaaaagagggttgctggtggggatGAATTCGATGATATTTTTGGCTCTTTTGAGAACCAGAAATCCGCCAAGAAAAAGGCAGCCGAAAAGAGAGATATACCATCCAACGAGGTTAACTGCCCCAACAACGACAGCGATAATACATCCCAAGCATCAAAACCaaccagcaagaagaagaagaagccagacGATGAGTTCGACGACATCTTTGGTGGCCTAAGTGAGGAGACACCCcccaagaaaagaaaaaagaaagcggCAGGAGACGAGTTTGATGATATTTTTGGtgatttgggggaggataagccggagaagaagaagaagaagaagagaggtgATGAGTTTGATGATATCTTTggcgggttggggggtgagAAACCAAggaagagggttggtgggagtggagtggtggagaagaagaaaaagaagaaagggGATGAGTTTGATGATATTTTTGCTGGATTTTAG
- a CDS encoding uncharacterized protein (EggNog:ENOG503P0KX), giving the protein MFVVFGFEFCYPTYDCSSCSLPDGAITVATNNAVITRALLLLLDILSRLERKDALDHDQVPKGMSLEISIQSPSDFQHWFQHLFSLRECHPYNPFPPGKRLKERFSDWFGFVDSQFSIKHNTDETHCIRNGALRYSDCPDGARQHYGCVETCWTSTTGLLSVMEPVANARHSQGSRSLLASLFGGSVIESYLRMLSVKLSQKVLSVWRTCGLKKLVKTGFPSTLRRLSIFKDFDRRHESFTRLSRLALGRVLKKASRELEVLAEAEVFFEKPPKLRYGPELSPQRPNLRRLALTTAELHPEKLNSTMNRFLELPIQAVSWMPKLEIMEIGNSEEWTEEKGHAYIFRYTFNERDGPMVTWSSTWPAEKGLVLSPDLIQKWQVITSHTSHQLKVERKPLVGVGLEWPYQLSCVHVAVVPWLLLKKDVLSGLSRFQVISESHSRFRDRELC; this is encoded by the exons ATGTTCGTGGTCTTTGGCTTCGAATTCTGTTACCCAACATATGATTGCAGTTCGTGCTCCTTGCCAGATGGTGCTATCACCGTAGCCACCAACAATGCCGTCATAACCAGAGCTCTGCTGTTATTGCTGGATATCCTATCGCGGTTGGAGAGGAAAGATGCGCTCGACCACGACCAGGTACCGAAAGGCATGAGCTTGGAGATCAGTATACAGTCACCAAGTGATTTCCAACACTGGTTTCAGCACCTATTTTCTCTGCGGGAATGCCATCCTTACAATCCGTTTCCCCCAGGGAAGCGGCTCAAGGAACGATTTAGCGACTGGTTCGGTTTTGTTGACAGCCAGTTTTCCATCAAGCATAACACTGATGAGACACATTGCATTCGTAACGGTGCGCTGAGATACTCGGATTGTCCCGATGGGGCAAGGCAACACTACGGCTGTGTGGAAACTTGTTGGACCTCAACTACAGGATTGCTCTCCGTCATGGAACCCGTAGCAAACGCAAGACATTCTCAAGGGTCGAGATCGTTACTGGCCTCGCTTTTCGGCGGCAGTGTTATTGAAAGCTATCTTCGAATGTTGTCAGTAAAGTTATCACAGAAAGTTTTGTCTGTTTGGAGGACATGCGGA CTCAAAAAGCTTGTTAAGACTGGTTTCCCGAGTACGCTTAGGCGGCTTAGTATATTCAAAGACTTTGACCGACGACATGAAAGTTTCACAAGGCTATCGAGATTAGCCCTGGGCCGCGTCCTCAAGAAAGCAAGCCGCGAACTTGAAGTTCTGGCCG AAGCGGAGGTTTTCTTTGAAAAGCCCCCTAAACTTCGGTATGGACCAGAACTGTCCCCTCAGAGGCCCAATCTTCGTCGCCTCGCGCTGACCACAGCCGAACTTCATCCCGAGAAACTCAATAGCACAATGAACAGGTTCCTTGAACTACCCATCCAAGCGGTCAGCTGGATGCCAAAGTTGGAAATAATGGAGATTGGGAATAGCGAGGAGTGGACCGAAGAAAAGGGACATGCCTATATTTTTCGCTACACCTTCAACGAGAGGGATGGACCGATGGTAACGTGGTCTAGCACTTGGCCAGCCGAAAAGGGGCTCGTGCTGAGCCCGGATTTGATTCAAAAGTGGCAGGTTATAACGTCGCATACCAGCCACCAGCTTAAAGTTGAGAGAAAGCCTTTGGTCGGTGTAGGACTGGAATGGCCCTACCAACTATCGTGCGTCCATGTGGCTGTGGTCCCCTGGCTTCTTCTCAAGAAGGACGTTCTAAGCGGATTGTCCAGATTTCAGGTCATCAGCGAGTCGCACTCACGCTTTCGGGATAGGGAGTTGTGTTGA
- the PTM1 gene encoding Membrane protein ptm1 (BUSCO:EOG092625OH; COG:U; EggNog:ENOG503NXD6) — protein sequence MRGWASTLFLLASSTWTAKALEIALDQTDENRQRCAGMYDKQAWGGPVDPFILVKFTDVGKDSGPDPITSLLIVEWKDTDYIGVGQEGGGREAICRPKDVEMGYCKEAQLGEFILAPNATEKSENLILTKAVHLKKASPINYPITKTGYYCVITDQFTDNDYEAIVEFRNAYGELPATQIPKLPFYGGITILYALVLVYWGFLYYQHRTDILAVQNYITAILIFLVVEMLMTWGFYDYLNRHGSNLGSKILLVVVAVLNAARNSFSFFLLLIVCMGYGVVKPTLGKTMIYVRWLAIAHFVFGIVYAVTSLVITPDNAGPFVLLIVFPLAGTLTAFYVWTLNSLNFTLKDLRERKQHVKETMYKKLWWGILISIIVIFAFFFFNSFTFASASDPDFVPFHWKSRWFILDGWLNIVYFADVAWIAYVWRPTANNKRFAMSDEIAQEDDGTFEIANLDIGNPDESDDEDEEQRIGKNQQQQERGFAGASVAGGVLHPPQQSGVASSSSGQGQQQQRKASPERDSFDGETIFAVGEDGDKFSSDDEDDDSEEEAKLVRGRK from the exons atgaGGGGTTGGGCATCCACTTTATTCCTACTGGCGTCGTCCACATGGACTGCCAAGGCGTTGGAGATCGCATTG GACCAGACAGACGAAAACAGGCAACGATGTGCCGGCATGTACGATAAGCAAGCCTGGGGCGGCCCCGTCGACCCCTTTATCCTCGTCAAGTTCACCGACGTCGGCAAGGACTCGGGACCCGATCCAATCACCAGTCTCCTGATTGTGGAATGGAAGGACACAGACTACATCGGCGTGGGACAAGAGGGTGGCGGTAGGGAAGCCATCTGCCGGCCGAAGGATGTCGAGATGGGATACTGCAAGGAGGCCCAGCTGGGTGAATTCATTCTCGCGCCAAACGCTACCGAAAAGTCCGAAAACTTGATCCTCACCAAGGCCGTCCACCTCAAGAAAGCGAGCCCGATTAActaccccatcaccaagactgGTTACTACTGCGTCATTACCGATCAGTTTACCGACAATGATTACGAGGCTATCGTGGAGTTTAGAAACGCATATGGAGAGCTCCCGGCCACACAGATCCCGAAGCTGCCGTTTTATGGAGGAATAACGATCCTCTATgcgctggtgttggtgtacTGGGGCTTTCTCTACTATCAGCATCGCACCGATATCTTGGCTGTGCAGAACTATATTACAGcaatcctcatcttcctcgtcgtgGAGATGTTGATGACATGGGGATTCTATG ACTATCTCAACAGACATGGGTCAAATCTTGGGTCCAAGATCTTGCTGGTCGTGGTTGCCGTCTTGAACGCTGCGCGCAACTCGTTTTCGTTCTTTCTGCTCCTGATCGTCTGCATGGGTTATGGTGTCGTCAAGCCCACACTCGGCAAGACCATGATCTATGTCCGCTGGCTCGCCATTGCGCACTTTGTCTTTGGCATTGTCTATGCGGTGACAAGTTTAGTCATAACACCCGATAACGCCG GCCCCTTCGTACTCCTGATTGTCTTTCCCCTGGCCGGCACTCTCACAGCCTTCTACGTCTGGACCCTCAACTCGCTCAACTTCACCCTCAAGGACCTCCGCGAGCGCAAGCAGCACGTCAAGGAGACCATGTACAAGAAGCTGTGGTGGGGCATACTGATCTCCATCATTGTCAtctttgccttcttcttcttcaactccttcACCTTTGCCTCGGCCAGCGACCCGGATTTTGTGCCCTTCCACTGGAAGAGCAGGTGGTTCATTCTCGACGGCTGGCTTAATATTGTTTACTTTGCCGACGTGGCCTGGATCGCCTATGTCTGGAGGCCGACGGCGAACAACAAGCGCTTCGCCATGAGTGACGAGATTGCGCAGGAGGACGACGGGACGTTTGAGATTGCCAATCTTGATATTGGGAATCCGGATGAgagcgatgatgaggatgaggagcagAGGATTGGGAagaaccagcagcagcaggagagaGGGTTTGCTGGGGCGagtgtggctggtggtgtgttgCATCCACCTCAGCAGAGTGGGGttgcttcttcgtcttctgggcaggggcagcagcagcagaggaagGCCAGTCCGGAGAGGGACTCgtttgatggggagacgATTTttgcggttggggaggatggggataaGTTTtcgagtgatgatgaggatgatgatagtgaggaggaggctaagttggtgagggggaggaaataG
- a CDS encoding uncharacterized protein (EggNog:ENOG503P9A3), with amino-acid sequence MRAALSLLALAATTLGANIPRGKKWETVVTEVVVTYTTVCPVTETYTKPGHTYTTTYTTTSTVKTVKPTTIVVTETGPAVTKTADEVVYTTLTSLCPVTETTVVDGSTVEVTWTSTSTIIKVAPTEVVVTQTAPPVTKTNAAVVVTTLTELCPVTETTVVDGSTIEITWTSTSTIVTKVAQTETVYTTSLVTEYETTDVYETVTCPETTYTTVIEGETVKVTKTNTITKAVTDVHYVTEIIPVTITEQVDYIATVPVTDRKTVTGYSTVVVSASNIIYTSEPLPPTTIIIPTSVTAAPIPTTTPNNGTTPIQTAGANVNNKAPAAAFIAGLFGALAML; translated from the exons ATGAGAGCAGCTctttccctcctcgccctcgcggCCACCACCCTTGGCGCCAACATCCCCCGGGGTAAGAAGTGGGAGACCGTGGTCACCGAGGTTGTCGTGACCTACACTACCGTCTGCCCCGTCACCGAGACCTACACCAAGCCTGGTCACacatacaccaccacctacaccaccaccagcaccgtcAAGACCGTCAAGCCCACAACAATTGTGGTTACCGAGACTGGCCCTGCTGTGACCAAGACTGCCGATGAGGTCGTCTACACCACTCTCACTTCCCTCTGCCCTGTCACTGAGACCACTGTCGTCGATGGCTCTACTGTCGAGGTGACCTGGacctccacttccaccatcatcaaggtTGCTCCCACCGAGGTTGTTGTTACCCAGACTGCTCCTCCAGTGACCAAGACCAACGCTGCTGTCGTTGTTACCACTCTCACTGAGCTCTGCCCTGTCACTGAGACCACTGTTGTCGATGGCTCCACCATCGAGATCACCTGGACCTCGACTTCGACCATTGTCACCAAGGTTGCCCAGACCGAGACTGTCTACACCACGTCCCTGGTCACCGAGTATGAGACTACTGATGTCTACGAGACTGTCACCTGCCCCGAGACCACCTACACCACTGTCATCGAGGGCGAGACTGTCAAGGtcaccaagaccaacac TATCACCAAGGCTGTCACTGATGTTCACTACGTGACTGAGATCATCCCGGTCACCATCACGGAGCAGGTCGATTACATTGCCACTGTTCCCGTCACTGACCGCAAGACTGTCACCGGTTACTCCACCGTTGTCGTCTCGGCCAGCAACATCATCTACACCTCGGAGCCCCTGCCTCctaccaccatcatcatccccacctcGGTCACCGCTGCCCCCATCCctaccaccactcccaacaacggcaccacccccattcAGACTGCCGGTGccaacgtcaacaacaaggcCCCTGCCGCGGCCTTCATTGCTGGTCTCTTTGGTGCTCTTGCCATGCTCTGA
- a CDS encoding uncharacterized protein (BUSCO:EOG09263A3Y; EggNog:ENOG503NVBH; COG:S) produces MAESRRGHPNLSVRLPQPGASVALPDLPPVSALFLIDFDVKAGYTIVWKRAVPGLELEGAVEYKSLPSGLHTVTDDLIYFVHDASHAGLSAFINTPTDEEETRHARMIAVGVLVPLSYGRLGRAWRHAEGLKEMASKLVQDRKQTQILEEYWERNGARETSAPQPLKDEPLASPALSFRAVRPPLGRGHTRNRSASDGTALIPPGHRLSPYHPAWSLTSLLDTFGPLIFPVHRAALLRKRILISCHAPVHEVCNFVYDISVLSNIPLSVCDVIDPSAPVQRLRPLFTIGVHDISYLMEHQAAMKKRPNQDDQHSDPSEDSTSGWVACTTDSILAMKGDLWDMLITLPPVYSSNAKERAWPTIECPKGVPVKATQRDLRRFRTLRAGLAHLAAAAEASHSASQPQPEVQTPDEAPTPSAPAIRLSKPAATSSSSRPGTSSGNHPRQAMIISDEDADQIVEPTTWAALAYNGFMWWASAGEKRHSDEIDEQSHDASLLADLGPPMSPSMTAVPQRRPSFGTAVSGTMIDSLSSLTARKPGEDAEEDDEKAGVELAIIAYFHRLTTGILRVLAEIVDSGDDDDLMSLDLDYGETPGGGGGGREGEGEDERERLLGGESDDYQEEGYEGRGGGWLRVDSDALAQMGLDVWSLGDAEFVREVVGRYFEGKRAAVVTKGVEVCGVKVC; encoded by the exons AAGGCCGGCTACACCATCGTCTGGAAACGGGCCGTTCCCGGTCTCGAGCTCGAGGGCGCTGTCGAGTACAAGAGCTTGCCGTCGGGCTTGCACACCGTCACCGACGACCTCATCTACTTTGTCCACGATGCCAGCCACGCCGGGCTCAGCGCGTTtatcaacacccccaccgatgaggaggaaacACGTCATGCGCGCATGATTGCTGTGGGTGTCTTGGTGCCGCTAAGCTATGGCCGTCTGGGGAGGGCATGGCGCCATGCcgaggggttgaaggagatggccaGCAAGCTGGTTCAGGATCGCAAGCAGACGCAAATACTGGAGGAGTACTGGGAGAGAAACGGCGCGCGCGAGACGTCGGCGCCGCAGCCATTGAAGGATGAACCTCTGGCCTCCCCCGCGCTTAGCTTTAGGGCTGTCCGTCCGCCGCTGGGGAGAGGCCATACTAGGAATAGGTCTGCTTCGGATGGCACCGCCCTGATACCTCCCGGACACAGGCTGTCGCCTTATCATCCGGCGTGGAGTTTGACGTCGTTGCTGGATACGTTTGGGCCGCTGATCTTTCCGGTTCATCGCGCCGCCCTGTTGCGCAAGCGCATTTTGATTTCTTGCCATGCACCGGTGCATGAAGTTTGCAATTTTG TGTATGATATTTCTGTCTTGTCCAACATTCCCCTGTCCGTCTGCGACGTGATAGACCCATCAGCACCTGTACAGCGTTTACGACCTCTTTTTACCATCGGTGTGCATGATATCTCGTATCTTATGGAACACCAGGCCGCCATGAAAAAGCGCCCTAATCAAGACGATCAGCATTCTGATCCGTCCGAGGACTCTACCTCGGGCTGGGTAGCCTGCACCACAGACAGCATTCTCGCTATGAAGGGGGATCTCTGGGACATGCTGATCACCCTGCCCCCAGTCTACTCGAGCAACGCCAAGGAAAGGGCATGGCCAACAATCGAATGCCCCAAGGGCGTCCCGGTAAAGGCCACCCAGCGCGACCTCCGCCGTTTCCGTACTCTCCGAGCAGGCCTGGCGCACCTCGCCGCTGCAGCAGAAGCCTCTCACTCTGCgtcacaaccccaaccagaGGTGCAAACCCCAGACGaagcacccaccccctccgcgCCAGCCATCCGCCTATCCAAACCCGCagctacctcctcctcctcgagacCAGGGACATCAAGTGgcaaccacccccgccaagCAATGATCATATCCGACGAAGACGCCGACCAAATCGTCGAACCAACCACCTGGGCTGCGTTGGCCTACAACGGCTTCATGTGGTGGGCTTCGGCCGGTGAAAAAAGACACTCTGATGAAATCGACGAGCAAAGCCACGACGCCAGTCTGCTTGCTGATTTGGGGCCGCCCATGTCGCCTTCCATGACTGCTGTGCCGCAACGGAGGCCGAGTTTTGGGACGGCGGTTTCGGGGACAATGATTGATAGTTTGTCGTCCTTGACAGCAAGAAAACCGGGGGAGGacgcggaggaggatgatgagaaggcgGGGGTGGAGCTGGCGATTATTGCGTATTTCCACAGGTTGACGACGGGGAttttgagggtgttggcCGAGATTGTGGActcgggggatgatgatgatttgatGAGTCTGGATTTGGATTATGGGGAGACGCctgggggtggcggtggcggaagggagggggagggggaggatgaaagGGAACGGTTGCTTGGGGGTGAGAGTGACGATTATCAGGAAGAGGGGTatgaagggaggggaggggggtggttgagggtggaTAGCGATGCGCTTGCGCAGATGGGGTTGGATGTGTGGAGTCTGGGTGATGCTgagtttgtgagggaggtggtggggaggtattttgaggggaagagggcggcggtggtgacgaagggggtggaggtttgTGGGGTTAAGGTTTGTTGA